From Corvus cornix cornix isolate S_Up_H32 chromosome 5, ASM73873v5, whole genome shotgun sequence, the proteins below share one genomic window:
- the LRRC55 gene encoding leucine-rich repeat-containing protein 55 yields the protein MLLGPWLVAAAAAVAAAGAGCPVLCSCRGQAVDCSGQRLFSVPPELPLDTGNLSLAHNRIASIPPGYLGCYGQLRALDLRNNSLAALPAGLFRGARRLAHLDLSYNNFSLVPADMFREASALLRLDLSHNPGLRRVHPQAFRGLAQLRELDLSYGGLAALSLDALEGLPGLVGLRLGGNPWLCGCAMEPLLKWLRGRIQRCSSDSQQAECWAPPELAGAPLLSLTEESFQACHLTLTLDDYLFIAFVGFVVSIASVATNFLLGITANCCHRWSKASEDEDV from the exons ATGCTGCTGGGCCCCTGGctggtggcggcggcggcggcggtggcggcggcgggcgcgggctGCCCGGTGCTGTGCAGCTGCCGCGGGCAGGCGGTGGACTGCAGCGGGCAGCGCCTCTTCTCCGTGCCCCCCGAGCTGCCGCTGGACACCGGCAACCTGAGCCTGGCCCACAACCGCATCGCCAGCATCCCGCCGGGCTACCTGGGCTGCTACGGGCAGCTGCGCGCCCTCGACCTGCGCAACAACTCGCTGGCGGCGCTGCCGGCCGGGCTGTTCCGCGGCGCCCGGCGCCTGGCGCACCTGGACCTCAGCTACAACAACTTCAGCCTGGTGCCCGCCGACATGTTCCGCGAGGCCAGCGCGCTGCTGCGCCTCGACCTCAGCCACAACCCGGGGCTGCGCCGCGTCCACCCCCAGGCCTTCCGCGGCCTGGCCCAGCTGCGCGAGCTGGACCTCAGCTACGGCGGCCTGGCCGCCCTCAGCCTCGACGCCCTGGAGGGGCTGCCCGGCCTGGTGGGGCTGCGCCTGGGGGGCAACCCCTGGCTCTGCGGCTGTGCCATGGAGCCCCTGCTCAAGTGGCTGCGGGGGCGCATCCAGCGCTGCTCCTCGG ATTCGCAGCAGGCGGAGTGCTGGGCTCCCCCGGAGCTGGCGGGGGCCCCGCTGCTGTCGCTGACCGAGGAGAGCTTCCAGGCCTGCCACCTCACGCTGACCCTCGACGACTATCTCTTCATCGCCTTCGTCGGCTTCGTTGTCTCCATCGCCTCGGTGGCCACCAACTTCCTGCTGGGCATCACGGCCAACTGCTGCCACCGCTGGAGCAAGGCCAGCGAGGACGAGGACGTTTAG